From the genome of Halobacterium sp. R2-5:
CCGAGCACCGTGTTGATCTCCCGTCCGGTCGGGTGGCTGCGGCCGACCATCCGGCGGAGCATCCGCATCGCCTTGTCGCGTTTCTCGTCGGGGTAGTCGATGGCCGCGAGGAACCCCTCGGCGTGCTCGTAGAACCGGTCGATCTCTTCCTCGTCGGCGCGGTGGCGTTCGACGTCCGGGAGCTGGGTCTCGCTCATCGCGAGGTCGCGGAGCTCGTACAGCGCGACCGTGGCGGCCTGCCCGAGGTTCATCACGGGGTAGTCGTGGTTCGCGGGAATCGACGCCACCTCGTCGATTTGGGCGAGCTCGTCGTTCGTCAGGCCGACGCGCTCGCGACCGAACACGAGCGCGGTGTCCGCCTCGACGTCCGCGAGGCTGTCCGATAGTTCGGCGGGCGTTCGGAACGGGAAGCGCACGTGCTTGGTGGCGTCCTCGTTCGTGATGGCGGTGAACCCGACCGTGTGGAACTCGGAGACGAGCTCGTCGAAGGCGAGCTCGCGCGCGGTCGGGAGCACGTCCTCGCGGGCGTGGCCGGCGAAGCCGTACGCCTCGGAATCCCGGCCAAGGTACGGCGGGTCGACGAGCAGGAGGTCCTCGAACCCGAAGTTCTTCATCGCCCGCGCGATGGTGCCGACGTTCCCCGACGTCTCGGCGTCCACGACGGCGACGGTCGGCTTACTCATCGGCGGTCGGGTACTCGGCGTCCAGTTCCACGTCGAGGTCGTCGGCGTCGATCTCCGGCCGGAGGTCGATGCCCGCCTGTTCGTCCTCCGGGAGCTCGACGTTCTGAATCTCGGGGTCGGGGACGTCCGGGTCCGGCGTCTCCGCGGGGTCGGTGGCGACGTGCTCGGGGCCGTCGTACCACTCCGGGGCGCGCTCGCCGTCCGCGAACCACTCGCGGAACGCCTCCTGTAGTTCTTCCGTGCCGCGGTACTGCTCGCCGCCGTCCTCGAGGAACCAGTAGTAGAAGTCGACCTCGTGGGCGTCGCAGAGCAGCACCTCGGCGCGTGGCTCGCCGTACACCGCGGCGGGCGTGTTCCGCGCCTCGTAGTCCTCGCCGTGCACCAGGTAGCAGGCGTCGCAGGGCCGGTCCATCAGCGTCGGGAGCCGGCGCAGCCGCGCGCTCGCGTCGTCTCCCATCTCCTCGAAGCTCCGGTAGTCGCCGTCCTTGTCGAACACCTCGTCCTCGTCGAAGCGCCACCCCCGGAAGCCGATGCTCACCTTGCTCATTGCCGGCGGCTAGGCGGCCGACCTACAAAAGTCGCCTGAAGCCCGCGCTTGCCGGAGCCGGCCGTCAGTCCCGGAACCGATTGGCCTATGAGCGGCCGGTCCCGCCTTCGAGGCATGCAGACGGTCGACGCCGCCGGCCTCCCCATCGGAGACGGCCACCCGCCCCGCATCATGGGCGTGCTGAACGTCTCGAAGGAATCGCCGTACGACCCGAGCGTCTTCGACGACCCCGACGAGGCGGCCGCGTACGTCGACAAGGCGCTCGTCGGCGAGGGCGCGGACATCGTCGACGTCGGCCTCGAGTCCGCGAACAAGAAGTTCGACGTGCTCTCCGCCGAGCAGGAGTTAGCGCGCCTCGATACGGCCGTCGAGACCATCCAGCGGGTCGACGGCGACGCCGTGTTCTCCATCGAGACGCGGTACGCCGAAGTCGCCGACGAGGCGCTCTCGCGGGGCTTCGACATGGTCAACGACATCTGCGGGTTCGCCGACCCCGAGATGCCCGCGGTCTGCGAGGCCCACGACGTCGCCGTCGCGAAGATGGCGAGCCCGCCGGACCTCGAACGTCCGGGCGCGGTCGAGGACGTCGACGACATCTACGACGCGCTCACGCTGAACGGCTTCACGGACAAGACCATCGTCGACCCCGCGTTCGGCGGGTGGAGCGAGGCCAAGACCCTCGACGACGACCGCGAGACGTTCGACCGGCTCCGTGAGTTCCGCGGGCACGGCCACCCGATTCTGGTCTCGATCAACCGGAAGAACTTCCTCCGGGAGGTCGCCGACCGCTCCACGGCGGAAGCGCTCCCGGTCTCGCTGGCGGCGACGTCGATGGCGGTTGAGCGCGGTGCGCACGTGATCCGGACCCACGACGTCGCGGAGACCCGGGACGCCGCCCTCGTCGGCTACGAGTTCCGCCGGGACCGCCGCGACGACGGCCGCGTCGAGGAGCTCGACGTGACGACAGTCCGGGAGGCCGAGCGCCACGTCTCGCGGCTCGACGGCGACCTCGACGCGGCGGCCGACGCGGCCGCCAGAGCGTACGAAGTACACGGGTTAGGCACCGATGAACGGGCCGCGCTAGCGGACGCGGGGGTCGCCGTCACGGGGGACGACCCGGCGTTCGTCGCGGCGCCCGTGAGCGTCCTCCGGGCGGCCGCGGCGGAACTGGAATCGCGGGACAGCGCGCTCGCCGACCTCTTCTCGGCGTGGTCGGTAAGCGACACGTAACGGGAAAGCTTATACCGACGGGGACTAAATCCCGGATTGGAAGCCGGACCCCCGCTGGGTAGGGGTACTTTGCGGGGCGTCTCGGCTCGAACCAGGAATCCTTTCATTTATTCAGGCCCGTAGCGACAGCCATGGAGTTCGCCGACTGGGCGCCCGTCTACGCCGAGATTCTCGACGACTTCGGGTTCGACAGGGCCGCCGACGAGCGGGCGCGGGACGTGCTCGCCGAGTTCGCGGAGCCGTTCGACGTCTCGCGGCTCGACTGCACCGGCCGGCGGGTCGCTATCGCGGGCGGCGCCCCGTCGCTGGCGGACGAAGCGACCGTCGCGGCCGACGCGGACGTGGTGTTCGCGGCGTCGACGGCCGTGGACGTGCTCGCCGACGACGGCGTCGGCGTCGACCTGATGGTGACCGACCTCGACAAGAACCCGGAGACGGCACGCCGGCTCACCGAGTCCGGGACACCCGTCGCGGCGCACGCCCACGGCGACAACGTTCCAGCCGTCCGCGAGCACGTCCCCGAATTCGACGTCGAGCACGTCCTCGGCACGACCCAGGCCGAACCCACAGATTCGGTCTCCAACTTCGGCGGATTCACGGACGGCGACCGCGCGGCGTTCCTCGCGGACCACCTCGGCGCCGCTGAGCTCGTGTTCCCGGGCTGGGACTTCGACGACCCCGCGGTCGATGCTCAGAAGGCGAAGAAACTGGCGTGGGCCGAACGCCTGCTGTACTGGCTGGAACACCGGCGCGGCGACCGCTTCGACGTGCTCGACGGCCGCCGAGACGCCCTCTCGCTACCGTCTGTCTCCGACTTCTAGGGCTCCAGCACGACCTTCCCCGTGGTCTCGCGGTCCTCGAGCGCGCGGTGGGCCTCCGCGGCGTCCGCGAGGTCGAACGTCTGCCCGACGATCACCTCGAGTTCGCCCTCGCGGAGCAGCCGGGAGAGTTCACCGACAGGCGCGAACACGCGCTCGGGGTCGCTGGCGGCCGCGCGGCCGAGGTGGAAGCCCTCGACGGACTTGTTCCCGAACAGCAGCGTCGCCGTGTCGACCGTGCCGGGTTCGCCGGAGGCGGCGCCGTACGCGACGATGCGGCCGAACGGCGCGAGCGCGTCGACGCTCTCGCGGAACGTCTCGCCGCCCACGCCGTCCAGCACGAGGTCGACGCCCCCGCCGTCCGTCAAATCGTCGACGGCCTCGGCGAAGTCGGTCTCCGTGTAGTTGATGGGGCGGTCGCAGCCGAGCCGTTCGGCCAGTGAGAGCTTCTCCGCGGTGCTCGCGGTGCCGAACACCTCTGCGCCGGCGTGGTCGGCGAGCTGGACCGCGGCCGTGCCGACGCCGCCCGCCGCGGCGTGCACGAGCACGCGCTCGCCGCCCTCGAGGCCGCCCCACTCGTGGAGGCAGTGGTGGGCGGTGAGGAACTGGACGGGGAAGCCGGCGGCCGCCGCAAACGGCATCGACTCCGGGACGTCGAACAGCGAGAGCGCGGGCGCGGTGACGTACTCGGCGTACGCGCCGCCGTCGACCATCGCGACGACGCGGTCGCCGACCTCGCGGTCTGCACCCTCGCCGACCGCGTCGATAGTTCCCGCGGCCTCCATCCCCGGCACGTAGCGGGGCTGTGGGCCGCCGTGGTAGTGGCCGCGGCGCTGCATCACGTCCGCGAAGTTCACGCCGACGGCTTCGACGTCGATGCGGACCTCGCCGGGGCCGGGCTCGGGCTGGTCGCGCTCGACGCGTTCGAGCGTGCTCGCGTCGCCGAATTCGGAGACCTCGATCGCTTGCATACCTCGACAGACGCGAGCGACGCGGAAAAGAGCCAATCAAACCCGGGACAACGCGGCCCGTGTTTCCGCTCACTCGGGCGCGACCGCTTCCAGCGTCTGGTCGATGATCGCGCGGTCCGCGGCCCGCGGGAACGAGACGGCGATGGCGTCGACGCCGTCGACGGCCGCGAAGTCCGACACGCGCTCGCGGACCTCTTCTGGTGTCCCGGCGGCCCCGAGCGCGTCCAGCAGGTCGTCGGAGACGCTGGCGACGGCGCGCTCGCGCTCCTCGTCCTGCCACGCCTCGTAGATGGTCTCGGCGGCGTCCTCGTGGCCCTGCCGGGCGAGCGCGTCCCGGTAGAACGTCCCCATGCCGCCGACGTAGAACGCCAGGTGCTGGCGCACGAGGTCGCGGGCGGCGTCGCCGTCTGGGAGCGCGCAGCACGGCAGCACGAACGTCGTCCGGACGTCTTCGGGGTCGCGGTCGCCGAGTTCGGCGCCGCGCCGCAGGTCCTCGAGGCGGTCCTCGAAGCCGTCCTTCGTGAACATGAGCGCGTGCCAGCCGTCCGCGAACCGGCCCGCGAGTTCGACCGCCTTCGGGCCCATGCCGGTGACGTCGATCTCGGGCGCTGGCTCCGGCGGGCCCTGTCGCAGCCTGAACCCACCTGTCTGGACGATGTCGCCGTCGTAGTCCACGCGTTCGCCAGCGAGCACTTTCCGGACGACGTCGACGTACTCGCGGGTGCGCTTCAGGGGGTTGCCGAACTCCTGGCCGTGCCAGCCCTCCACGACCGCGGGACCGCTCGGGCCGAGGCCGAGGCGGAAGCGGCCGCCCGAGTGCTCCTGGAGCGTGGCGGCGGTCTGGCCGAGCAGCGCGGCGCTCCGCGAGTACGTGTTCACGATGCTGGTGCCGAGGCCGATGGAGTCGGTGCGGTCGGCGAGCGCGGACAGCGTCGTGACCGCGTCCCGGCCCCACGTCTCGGGAAACCACGCGCGGTCGTAGCCGAGCTCCTCGGCGTGCTCGCCGATGCCGACGACGTCGTCGAGGGAGTCCTGCGCGGCGACGGGCAGGTGGACGGTGCGGTCGGTCACGGCGACGGCACCTCCTCGCCCTGCGGGACGCCGCCAGCCGTCACCGTCTCGCCCACGACGAACGACGCGGCGGGGCTGGCGAGGAACCGCGCCACGTCTGCGATCTCCCCGCTGACGCCGATGCGGCGGTCCACGTCCTCACGGTCGATGTCGTCCGCGGAGACACCCATCTGGGATTCGAGGCCGGGCGTCGCGACGAACCCGGGCGCGATGCAGTTCACGCGCACGTCCTCGGGCGCCCACTCCGCGGCGAGCGTCCGCGTGAGGTTGATGACGGCGGCCTTCGCGGCGGCGTAGTGGCTCATGTAGGGAGCGCCCTCCTGCCCGGCGACGCTCGCGACGTTCACCACCGCGCCGCCGCCGTCCTTGAGGTGGTCGGCAGCGGCCTGCGTGCAGTGATAGGTGCCACCGAGGTTCACGTCGAGGATGGTGTCCCAGCCGTTCGGCGAGATGTCCTCGAAGCCCGCGACGAAGCTCGCGCCCGCGTTGTTCACGAGCACGTCGAGGCCGCCGAACTCCTCGACGGTCGCCTCGACTAAGGCGTCGACGGCGTCCCGGTCGGTGACGTCGCACTCGACGGCGAGTGCGCTGCCGCCGTCCTCGCGGATGCCCTCGGCGACGGGGTCGACGTTCGCCTGCTCGCGCGAGCACACCACGACGTCCGCGCCGTCGGCGGCGAACCGCTCCGCGATGGCGCGCCCGATGCCGCTCGACGCGCCCGTGACGACGGCCGTCCCGGACACCGAGAATCTGTCTGGCATACCCGCCGATTCTGCGGCTCGGCGCATAAAACTGTGTCAACGGCTGACAACCCGAAGCGGGTTGCCGCCAGGGGGTCTGCCCGCTACCCCTCGACGAGTTCGAACTTCTGGACCTTCCCGGTGGTCGTCCGCGGGAGCTCGTCGACGAACTCGACCTCCCGGGGGTGCTTGTACTCCGCGAGGCGGTCGAGGCAGAACTGCTTGAGTTCCTCGCCGGTCACGTCGGCGTCCGGCGCCTTCACGACGAACGCCTTCACGGTCTCGCCCCGGCGGTCGTCCGGCACGCCGACGACAGCGACGTCCGCGACCGCCTCGTGCTCGAAGAGGAGCTCCTCGACTTCGCGGGGGTAGACGTTGTACCCCGCCGTGTTTATCATGTGCTTCTTGCGGTCGACGACGTAGAAGTAGCCGTCCTCGTCGTGGTAGCCGAGGTCGCCCGTGTGGAACCAGCGCTTTCCGTCCGCTTCGGTGAACGCTTCCTCGTTGGCATCGGGCAGCCCCGAGTAGCCTTTCATCACGTTCGGCCCGGAGACGACGAGTTCGCCCGTGATGTCGTCCATGTCGGCGTCGTCCTCGTCTACCGGTCCCTCCTCGATTGGCGGCACGTCCTCGAAGTCCGGCGTGACGATGCGCGCGTCGACGCCCTCCAGGGGCTTCCCGATGGAACCGACGCGTCGCCCCCAGTTCGGGCTGTTGAAGTGCGTGACGGGGCTGGTCTCCGTGAGCCCGTAGCCCTCGTAGATTTTCACGGGGTAGAGCTCCTCGAAGCGCCGCAGCACCTCGATGGGGATGCCGGAGCCGCCGACCGTGCACTGCCGCAGCGAGGAGAGGTCGAACTCCTCGGCGTTCGGCTGATTGATGACGTCGTTGTACATCGCGGGCACGCCGTCGAACAGCGTGATGTCGGCGTCAGCGACCAGCCCCATCGCCTGCTGGGCGTCCCACTTCGGCAGCGGGTAGAACGACGCGCCCGCGAACAGCGCGGCGTTCATCCCCACCGTCATGCCGTAGATGTGGAATAAGGGGAGGACGCCGAGCTTGCGGTCCTCGGGGTCCACGCCGTCGGGCACGATGTCGATGGACTGCCGGGTGTTCGTCGCGAGGTTGTGGTGGGTGAGCTGGACGCCCTTCGGCTTCCCGGTCGTCCCGGAGGTGTACGGCTGGACGGCGACGTCGTCGTCCCCGCGTTCGGCGACGGTGTCGTCGCCGTCGGTGAGGAACTCGCGGAACGGCGTCCCCGAGTCGGCGTCGCCCCCTACTGTGACGACGCGTTCGACGTTCGTGTCCTCGCGTACCTCCTCGACGAACGGCACGACGTCGGCGAGCGCGACCACCGTCTCCGCCCCCGAGTCGGAGAGCAGGTGCTCGAT
Proteins encoded in this window:
- a CDS encoding TIGR04024 family LLM class F420-dependent oxidoreductase encodes the protein MTDRTVHLPVAAQDSLDDVVGIGEHAEELGYDRAWFPETWGRDAVTTLSALADRTDSIGLGTSIVNTYSRSAALLGQTAATLQEHSGGRFRLGLGPSGPAVVEGWHGQEFGNPLKRTREYVDVVRKVLAGERVDYDGDIVQTGGFRLRQGPPEPAPEIDVTGMGPKAVELAGRFADGWHALMFTKDGFEDRLEDLRRGAELGDRDPEDVRTTFVLPCCALPDGDAARDLVRQHLAFYVGGMGTFYRDALARQGHEDAAETIYEAWQDEERERAVASVSDDLLDALGAAGTPEEVRERVSDFAAVDGVDAIAVSFPRAADRAIIDQTLEAVAPE
- a CDS encoding NADPH:quinone oxidoreductase family protein; this translates as MQAIEVSEFGDASTLERVERDQPEPGPGEVRIDVEAVGVNFADVMQRRGHYHGGPQPRYVPGMEAAGTIDAVGEGADREVGDRVVAMVDGGAYAEYVTAPALSLFDVPESMPFAAAAGFPVQFLTAHHCLHEWGGLEGGERVLVHAAAGGVGTAAVQLADHAGAEVFGTASTAEKLSLAERLGCDRPINYTETDFAEAVDDLTDGGGVDLVLDGVGGETFRESVDALAPFGRIVAYGAASGEPGTVDTATLLFGNKSVEGFHLGRAAASDPERVFAPVGELSRLLREGELEVIVGQTFDLADAAEAHRALEDRETTGKVVLEP
- a CDS encoding dihydropteroate synthase, which encodes MQTVDAAGLPIGDGHPPRIMGVLNVSKESPYDPSVFDDPDEAAAYVDKALVGEGADIVDVGLESANKKFDVLSAEQELARLDTAVETIQRVDGDAVFSIETRYAEVADEALSRGFDMVNDICGFADPEMPAVCEAHDVAVAKMASPPDLERPGAVEDVDDIYDALTLNGFTDKTIVDPAFGGWSEAKTLDDDRETFDRLREFRGHGHPILVSINRKNFLREVADRSTAEALPVSLAATSMAVERGAHVIRTHDVAETRDAALVGYEFRRDRRDDGRVEELDVTTVREAERHVSRLDGDLDAAADAAARAYEVHGLGTDERAALADAGVAVTGDDPAFVAAPVSVLRAAAAELESRDSALADLFSAWSVSDT
- a CDS encoding 6-hydroxymethylpterin diphosphokinase MptE-like protein, which produces MEFADWAPVYAEILDDFGFDRAADERARDVLAEFAEPFDVSRLDCTGRRVAIAGGAPSLADEATVAADADVVFAASTAVDVLADDGVGVDLMVTDLDKNPETARRLTESGTPVAAHAHGDNVPAVREHVPEFDVEHVLGTTQAEPTDSVSNFGGFTDGDRAAFLADHLGAAELVFPGWDFDDPAVDAQKAKKLAWAERLLYWLEHRRGDRFDVLDGRRDALSLPSVSDF
- a CDS encoding RNA methyltransferase codes for the protein MSKPTVAVVDAETSGNVGTIARAMKNFGFEDLLLVDPPYLGRDSEAYGFAGHAREDVLPTARELAFDELVSEFHTVGFTAITNEDATKHVRFPFRTPAELSDSLADVEADTALVFGRERVGLTNDELAQIDEVASIPANHDYPVMNLGQAATVALYELRDLAMSETQLPDVERHRADEEEIDRFYEHAEGFLAAIDYPDEKRDKAMRMLRRMVGRSHPTGREINTVLGLMRRAENQME
- a CDS encoding SDR family NAD(P)-dependent oxidoreductase; protein product: MPDRFSVSGTAVVTGASSGIGRAIAERFAADGADVVVCSREQANVDPVAEGIREDGGSALAVECDVTDRDAVDALVEATVEEFGGLDVLVNNAGASFVAGFEDISPNGWDTILDVNLGGTYHCTQAAADHLKDGGGAVVNVASVAGQEGAPYMSHYAAAKAAVINLTRTLAAEWAPEDVRVNCIAPGFVATPGLESQMGVSADDIDREDVDRRIGVSGEIADVARFLASPAASFVVGETVTAGGVPQGEEVPSP
- a CDS encoding long-chain fatty acid--CoA ligase, producing the protein MTNLVRHIEEVVDEQAERPAVVYEDTEISYGEFWAQTGQFAAALRDAGVDAGDAVGVYLPNLPQFVVAFHGALRAGCRVVPMNPQYKSREIEHLLSDSGAETVVALADVVPFVEEVREDTNVERVVTVGGDADSGTPFREFLTDGDDTVAERGDDDVAVQPYTSGTTGKPKGVQLTHHNLATNTRQSIDIVPDGVDPEDRKLGVLPLFHIYGMTVGMNAALFAGASFYPLPKWDAQQAMGLVADADITLFDGVPAMYNDVINQPNAEEFDLSSLRQCTVGGSGIPIEVLRRFEELYPVKIYEGYGLTETSPVTHFNSPNWGRRVGSIGKPLEGVDARIVTPDFEDVPPIEEGPVDEDDADMDDITGELVVSGPNVMKGYSGLPDANEEAFTEADGKRWFHTGDLGYHDEDGYFYVVDRKKHMINTAGYNVYPREVEELLFEHEAVADVAVVGVPDDRRGETVKAFVVKAPDADVTGEELKQFCLDRLAEYKHPREVEFVDELPRTTTGKVQKFELVEG